The Antennarius striatus isolate MH-2024 chromosome 8, ASM4005453v1, whole genome shotgun sequence nucleotide sequence TAGAACATAAAAAGGCTGAGGGACCAACACCAGTAGAAACTTTCCCTGTCAGAGCAGCACCGCAGGAAAATGGGTTCAAAACAAAATCTCAAGTATGATCTTCAAAAGTCCAATAAGAATTGTCCACAGGACAGACTCCTCTTCTTGAAAGTCCTGCTCCGCAGCATGGGGGgctttcttctgcttctgtACATCTTCTGAGGCATAAGAGCCCTTCTCAAATGGGTCCTGGGGAATGGTCTGATCATAAAAGACCCGCATTTCAAACTCGCTCTCCTTGTGGGAGGGGTGGCCGTAAATGCCGATGCCCACAGGCCTCGCAAATTCCCCAGGCACCACCACCACATCCTGGCCACAGGTGACTGACTGCAGCTGGTAGGTGTCAAAGCTGGGCCGCAGTGTTTTATCTGACACGTAGAGGTCGGCATCTCCCTTAAGGCTCTGCATGTGCAGGACGATCCTCCCATCGTGATTGAGTCGCAGATAACTGTAGTTTCCAGCCCCGATGTGGCCCTGAACCACATGAAGCAGCAGCCACTCCTCCGGGACGTTGTTGTCATCGGGATTCAGGAAACCTGTGACCACGGACAGCATGAAGGTGACGAGGAGAGCGCCGCAGCTCAGCATCATCATCGTGTCAGTCAGCAGCTGGACGACACCCGACAGCCTGAGCACAGGAGGAGAGCGGTCAGACCTCAGCACCAAATCTCACAACAACAGTGTGTAGAAAAGCTATTGAGACACTCCACAGCTCTGGTGGCAAAAGTAGGAGGAGGGTTTATTTTTGCAAATGTTCAGTTAAATTACAACATGTCATGTTCAGCCGCCTTAGGAACACTTTGGGAAAAAAACCTGCCAAATTAGCAGTTAATCCATTTTGAAAATCCACTCTCATTATCACAACCTTACTTGACAAGCAGTAATTCTCTCAGATCATAAATGATCCACTTTTCTAACTAAGTGGACCGATTGATATCCCTGAAGTTTGATGGGAGATGCTCCTCTTCCTGGACTTCATAGGGAAGTATGTAAACATCCCATCAAGACGATGCCTTGATGAGCAATAATGAGGAGTTGTTGCAGCCAGAGTGTCCTGCCCCTGGCTGTGAGTCTGTGAAGCCAGCTCAGGACCAACTCAGGCCGTATGTCAGCACAGCAGAACACATGAACCAATCCGACGCACATTTAAGGGATCCAAACGCCACGAATCTGGGTCCACTGAAGGGCGGGGGTAGGGTTTAAGTTTGGGGTGGGAATCAAGGGGGTCCACTGAGGGGTTGGGAGTTAGGGCTAGGGTTGAGAAttggggggggtcaggtttagggtgggaaaagcccccccccccccccccccacacacacacacactgagggaaGAGCCACTGGGAACAACACTGCTAAGAGACACTTTGACATCTGAACAACAAGGTCATGGAACGACCCACTGACCTTCAGTGGAGTGGACGGCCACTAATGACCCACAGACAACACAGACATATTCTGTGGTGTCTGTGGGTTTGGGCTCACTAACTTTGTTGAATTGTATGATGACTCAAATCAGGGTGGATACCAGTAAACTTTTACTTTGTACAACTGAAACAGGTGAACTCTTGTGAAATTCTCACGGGAAGTTTGGACTGACCGCAGCCCATTTTATGGTCGCCCTGACACAGTGTACTTGTTTAATGCTGGAACTCACATGGACAAAGGTCCAAAGCACCACAGGACAAACCTCGAGgaagggttagagttaggttcaatcaatcaatcaaatttatttataaagtgtttAATCACAACATTCCAAAGTGTAAAtaggcagagaaacccaacagaaccctccagaggaaGCATAACAGAGGCAGAAACTCTGGGAAGGCTCGATTCAAttcagaaaactttatttgttcccaAGGGTCAATTGAAGGCACGTAAAGCAGCAGTATCGGTGCAagacaggattggtgcacaaaaaggacatgcag carries:
- the c8h6orf120 gene encoding UPF0669 protein C6orf120 homolog; the encoded protein is MMMLSCGALLVTFMLSVVTGFLNPDDNNVPEEWLLLHVVQGHIGAGNYSYLRLNHDGRIVLHMQSLKGDADLYVSDKTLRPSFDTYQLQSVTCGQDVVVVPGEFARPVGIGIYGHPSHKESEFEMRVFYDQTIPQDPFEKGSYASEDVQKQKKAPHAAEQDFQEEESVLWTILIGLLKIILEILF